The nucleotide sequence CTCAGTGGGACCACATGTCACTGGTCCTGAACGTGTTgccctggctgccagtgagctactgggtcCAACTCAAGGGGTCAGTACCAGCTAGCATAAAAAGCCCTGAACAGTTTGGGGCCCAACTACCTAACAGAGTGCTTCCCCCCGTATCAACTATCCTGGGCCCTACAATTGGCAGGGGAAGCCCTGTTGGTGGTGCTCCCACTAGGTGCTGCCCAGTTGGTGCTGGCCCATTAGAGgcttccctgtttgtggaatgctatCCCTGGTGAGGCACatcattattaactttcaggaggaatataaaaacatttctgttcacccaggcatttgatgactaaAAGATACTGTTCCAGGCAGCCTTCAAATCATTAGCAGCGAGGGTATGTGActgaaaatgtttttagatgttcttaatgtttttaaatacatttttaattttatttgtatggTATTGTCTTACTGCTTtattgcttgctgccctgggctcctttgggaggaagggcaggatcaacatttattaaaaataaaataaagttgcaAGAGGCAATTTCTAGTCTGCAGCACCATGGACTTTGCCAGCAAATACCTGAGCTGCAGATGAGTTGAATGGGCCTGTGTCTGGGAAGGTTCAAACAACAGCCCCTTGCTGCTTGAGAAAGATAGATCAAAGTGTACTTAAGCAAATGTTTTGTGAAGGGGGGGGGACTGAGTGAGGCCATTCCCTCTCACCCACCTTGCCTTCTGTTCCACAGACCAAGAAAGCTATGCACGTCATACTAAGTGACCTCCACCAAGATGACTACTTCAATATTGTTACTTTCTCGGACTATGTGAATGTCTGGAAGTCCAGCCAGTCTATCCAAGCTACACCACAGAATATTCGTAGGGCCAAAGACTACATCAGCAAGATGGAAGCTGACGGATGTGAGTGCTGCTGGGCTGGCCAGGATaattgctggtggtggtggttcttgGGTCAATGATGAAATGAGCCATTATCAGGAACAATGCTCCAGATTTCCTCTCTTGAGCCCCCCTCTTACTCACAGGAGCTGAAACTGGGGTAGATTGAAGCTGCCAACACCCACTTTGTAGAACCTAAATTCTACCCTTTGGGTGAGACCTAGACGCCCTGACTTGTAGCCATCTCTATCTGTTCCTTTAGATACCACCATTCTTTCCAGGGAATTTAGCAGTCTTGTTTTCTGTTTTCCCTGGGCCTTCTGCTCCCTAGGGACTGACATCAATGCAGCTCTGCTTGCCGCTGCCTCCATCTTCAACCAGAGCTCTCCAGTGGCGGAAAAGGTTATGTGGGAACCAAGAATCCCACTGATCATCTTCCTGACAGATGGTGAACCCACCTCAGGGGTGACAGCCGGCAGCCGCATTCTCTCCAACGCTCAGCAGGCTCTGAAGGGCACCATCTCACTCTTCGGTCTGGCCTTTGGTGATGACGCTGACTATGGACTACTGAGGCGCCTCTCTCTAGAGAACCGCGGTGTGGCCCGGCGTATATACGAGGATGCTGATGCCACTTTGCAGCTGAAGGGTTTCTATGATGAGATTGCTAGCCCTTTGCTGTATGATGTGGAGCTGGCCTACCTGGATGGGGTGGCCGAAGACCTCACCCAGAACCTCTTCCCCAACTACTTTCAGGGTTCTGAGCTTGTTGTGGCTGGGCGGGTGAAGCCAGGGGTCTCGGAACTGCGAGTACGCACCACAGGGCATGGGCAGGAGGGTCTGCTGAGCCTGGAAAATGACATCTCTGTCAACGCCACTGAAGCATCTCCCTTTGGCTGCTCTGGGGATGCCAGCAAGATTGGTCACTTTGTGCAGAGGCTGTGGGCCTACTTCACCATTCAGGATCTGCTGCAGGCCCGGTTCCGAGCCAATGACACAGCCGCCCGACGCCTGCTGAATGAAAAGGCCACCAACCTGTCACTGAAGTACAACTTTGTCACCCCCGTCACCTCCCTGATTGTGGTGCGTCCagatgaggagagagagaaggaccGGCCTAGAAAAGCTGCTACCGTCCCTCCTGGGGCAACCAGAGCACTTAAGGCCACTCCCCCAGCACTGGGGACTTCTGCTACACCAGGGCTCTCTAAAGTGACTAAAATCATGCCTATACTTGGAGCTACCACAAAAGCCCTCATGGTCACAAAAGCCcccaagggaatggcagggctgGGAGCTGCTACCACTCCCCTGGTCTCAGTGACAGCGAGAGTCACCAAAGCAGTCAGAGCCACATCTCCACCATTTGCTGCCATGACCGCCATCACAACTAGTACTACTACCTTCACTCCCCCAGTACCCACTGCTTCCAGTCACACCAAAGCAGCCACACCAATGCCAGGAGTGACTGTCATGTCTCTGACTCCTGCTGTTTTCCACAGGTCCACTAAACCACCCAGAGACACAGCCTCCTTTAAGGCAACCAGGCCGCCCAAGCCCAGCCCCACCAGAGCTGGCAGACTCAAGGTCACGCTTCCGCCACACTCTATTCTGGAGACTAGAGGAACGGCCATTGCCAAGATCCAGGCAGGAGGCCCCAGCACAGTGCACAGTAGGCCTCCAATGACAGTGCACCCATCTGGCAGTGCAAAGGTACTGGGGGGTCATGCCCATCCCCGGGAGCAGGTGGAGATGACGCCTCAGCCAGCCACTGAGCACCAGCCACATACAACCTGGCAGGCAAGTACTACCACGGTGGAGACAGGGAACATCCCCTGGAGTAAGACAACAACTCTGAAAGGTGGGACAGCCATGGAGATGCACACCAATAAGCCCCCATGGAATAGCACAGTCCCTTGGGGCACAGCACCTGGAGCTACATCCCTAGTGACTCTGGGAGCAGAGTTAGAGGGCATCAGCAGGATTCCTAGCAGCACCACACCTTTCTCAGACATcggcctcctcctcctgcctggggAGTCTGAACTACACTCAGCCACTGACCAGGACACGGAATATGTGGAGTCACTGAACCCACCAGCTATGTATAGTTTtgtgacatccaggagacacccAGGTAGGTGCGAGGAATCAGGGGTGGCTTTGCATTTTTGTGCCTTCCTCAAAGCTCAGCAACATATTGTAAGCCACGTATCTCCCCTCATCCCCCATTCCACAAGACTGTGGTACTTGCATCACTGCCATGATCCTTAATCCAACTTCCCTGCTGCTGGTTTCCAACCACTGGGAGAGCAGCAAGACGGGTGGACTGGGGTCTTGTTTGATGAGGAACTTGGATTGGTCATTACCTGTAGGCCTTAACTACTCTactgcagccctgtagccagggtaggGCAAATGGGTTCACTGCCCCCCCTAGAGCTGTGTTTCCCCCCtggacctctttttttttttggaaattgACTTTTTATTTTGTGTCATGACAGACAGTGACAGCCTCTATTTAAAAGATTGATAGCTTGTTTAAgaataggagcaatttaagaataggggaGGGTGATTGcacccccaaagtctgctcactcaagactttccctgcctgagggtagatttttcataatcacaatcaccctataattaattAAGCGATCCTGAAAAAACAGTCTATAGAATAACATGTCCCTTGAAGAGTCAaaaattagaactttgtattgtgGGGTACAGTATTGTACAGTATTGTATTGTGGGGTATaggctttgctctgcttttcagtttcagttgtgttctctactcaaacagcaataaagaagcatgcttaTTAGTCTGCGGATGAGTAGAGCACGATTGGGTTCTTATTGTTAAAGagtgaaataaaaagataaattgatctgaaaaatatctaccctaagttactatcttttattattttaaagcactcactatagtcacaatcatagtggctatttttcttatttttcttgagtacttgatagcAAAGGATAAAACAtccctagaggaacagaaacactgctgtgtACAATACAGCCTggctacctaggctgtaactcaggcctaaattctgattttcccaatgtgtgcagctcagcatgaggcttttTCTGGGCTTCTGGGCCGAAAAATCAACTTAGTAACCAATAAAGAAAATTGTAATTGCTTTTCACAATATTcagttgcttagttagtcctttatatagcaaccagttaaaaagttttcccttggacaatcaagggaacaGGAAGGacaatctaaaggtcaggaacaagattagaaggagggatcctcaaggaggagttaacatttTTGGTATCCcattgttcactgtatccttaacatcttttttcttatgaaacaaaaaatatgccagtcatttaattcctgatgtTCATGCTAAATTTCCTGTTAACTTGGCCTTTACATTATGTAAGTTTACACGCTGTctacatggaggaggagtgagagggaaggccactgccttttcctttcctggcctgaccctcacatcctctccactagTGGGTGGAGAGGGACATTGATTGGTACTATGCACCtacacccccccccaacaaatTCCCCCCTTACAAGGaaagctggctacagggctgactcTCCTGTTCTTCCAGGTGCTGGCACCATCCATCTAAGTAATTTCTTCCCTGCTACTGGATCCTACCCCACCCTAACCTGTGCTCTAACCTTACCATCTTACTCCCAGTCTAGGACTCATTGCATCTTCCCATTCAGTCCCACTATCCTATGCATCCTGCACTGCCAGCTCTTTTTGGCGGCCTTAGTTGTCTCCAGATCCTTTCCTGTTATGACTCCACATTATCTATgcctggggtagccaacatggtgccctccagatgttgttggactccagttcccatcagaccCTACCagcagggctgataggagtttgagtccaacagtatctggaggctGCCACATTGGCTACTCATTCTTGGCTATGACATCTTCCCATTCTGCTCCCAAATCAATCAGGTTCTAAACTTTTGCTTGTCTTCTACTCAGGAAGCCTGGATTATGAAGACTATTCAGGTAATTCTGCCATCACTGATATTCATGCTGAATTTTGGGGGGCTGGTGAGGTCATCATATTTCCTATGTTTAAAGGTTTTCTCAGATTTCAATCTCACTGCCCCTGATTTTAGATGTCCTTCAGCTGGAAATCAGGACAGTTGTTAATACAGGGCCTTgacattactattattatttagattgttttagttgcttgttacccgaaggtctccaagcgacttacaacattgttaaaaacataaataaatatctcatacaataaaaacaacaacagcaaaacaacagcaacaaccacCATACAACCACAGGAagatttggcagcacactaataacaaacaatatcatcctagtctatcaaaagcctgagAAATAAGGGAAGTGTTTATCTGGTGCTGAAAAAATGTCAGTGAAGGTGCCGGACAGACCTCACTGTGgtgcacattccacagatggagagtcacaactgagaaggccctctcccttgtcaccaccctctgagcctccctcagaggaggaaTTTAGAGAGGAGGGCCTCAGAAGAACTAAAGGCCcagcaggtaggttcatatctaCCTGGTATCATGTCATATCATACATCATATCAGAACAATGTGgagtcagtttttttaaaaaactccacaCAGATATTAATGTACAGTAGCCTTCCCTAATCTGATGCCCTACAGCTCTAGgagtacaactcccttcagccctagCCAGGATGCTCaaaaggtcaggaatgatgggagctgtagtcttaaACATCTAAAAGATATCAGGTTGAAGAAGGAAGGctggtatataataataataataataataataataataataataataaattttatttctgagtcgcctatctggccgaatcaacggccactctaggcgacgtacaatttcatcaataaatacaataaaaccacaagaatcatcataataattaataatatcagtattaaaactaaaccaccccagagatcccgtagacctgcctgaacagccaggtcttcaaggcccagcggaaacctatcagggaaggggcatggcgaagatcgaaaggaagggaattccagagggtgggggccacaatcgaaaatgccctctctctggtccgcaccagcctcactgtcctaactggtgggaccgagagaaggtcttgtgcggctgatctcgtcaggcggcataattggtgatgctggaggcgctccttcagataaactgggccgaaaccgtatagggctttaaaggtcaataccaacaccttgaattgggcccggtaaacaactggtagccagtgtagatctatcaacaccggagtgatatgatcacggcggcggctgttcttaatcaagcgtgccgccgcattctgtatcagttgcaatttccggaccgttttcaagggtaaccccacatagagcgcattacagtagtctaggcgagagaagaCCAGGGCCTGTATTACccctgggagcagatgggcaggcaggtagggttgcaacctccgtatcagatgtaattgataccaagctgcccggctcactgccgagacctgagcctccatggacagctgggagtccagaatgaccccgaggctgcggacctggtcttttaggggcaatcttaccccattgaacaccaggtctatatcccccagcctgcccctgtctcccacaagcaacacctcggtcttgtcgggatttagtttcagcctattccttcccatccattcacttacggattccaggcacttggagatggtatccacagccaactctggtgaggacttaaacgagagatagagctgggtgtcatccgcatattggtggcaccgcagcccaaatctcctcctGATAAACAAATGGAATTTGCAAAATGCCGCACTGTGTGGTGTTCTCTTGTTCAGGATATTGGTGCAGAaatgattagtctggcaggactgATGGTTGAATGTataaagaaatgtaaggtttattactactgggaaacaaagccattctgagtacaggtatacatgtggccattatggagTCATAAGGATAGCACTCTCACACACTATCTAACAtgatgaaggaggaaggaagtaaagcctgagaaaagcaATCTACTCATATCAACAGGTGGTTTACTAAAAAAGGAATCAGTAGAGTgatacagtctgcatctgtatcagaattgtttaatatgttttttaataatgtttttaaccccttttttaaggttgttgttttaattgtttttaatgctgttttgtattcatgtattttaagatgtttttatgaagttttaaagttttttggtgctttgtttgccgccctgggctcctgctgggaggaagggcgggatacaaattaaataaataaataaataaatagagtgaaGGATAGGATGActttctgtctatcacccccactggttcaggcttcttgttacaagcattggtgctttattCCCTCCCAGCGCAGGGTTCTAGCCATTCTATCCCATTAcctccatgtcagtggtgcagtggaatcCTTGGACAgtcccttgaaagtttggactaaaacccgacacggattccacagccccactgacatggagccaccagcggcCACTGTATTCATATACAATTCCCACATTGCTCCAGATAAAATTCAGACCAATATGCATTGGGGAAGTTCTTAAGGATACTGGTACTTGGCCTTCCaggcaggcagagcttggaatctAGCCCATTGTAGTTGCTTGTTCCTGGCTGCAAGGCAAAGGAAGGGCAGTGTGAACTATCTGTACCTCAGCAAGCACCACCTTTGTGCCAGTGACTCTCTTGAATTTTGCAGCGACAGATAACCCCGTTCACAATGAATGCTGAAGAGATTCACGAGGCAGTGGGGTGGGATGGGCTCTCCGGGAAAGGGGTCTAGGGTGTTGGGACCAGCGGAGCTTTGCTTCCATGGGTGTCTATTGGCTGACTCCTCTGAAAACAGGCTTTCCTTTGCAGATTTTGTAGAAGAACCGGACAGTGATTCAGGTACCTCTCTGCAGGACAGTAAGACTGACAAGTGGTGGGACCAATGAGGTCTTCTGTTGGGCAAAGTTGGGGTCTGCAAATGCAGTCAAGTCTGAGTTCAGCCAGGCTTTGCCCATAACCCATAATTCCCCTTTCCCTTCTAAGCCAGCAGGCTCTCTATCCTGATTCTATGCCAACCTGCCAAGATTCCATACTGACTCTGCCCCGTATCTGCTATGTTTTGCCCCCCTTACATCTGCCATGGCCCTAtctgggaggtggggggagggttattttttcaaaataaacagtTAGCAACcctaaatgtgtgtgtatgtgtacatacaTATTTCCTTGAGTCAAAGTTTATACCTGCTGGTGCATTTCTTCAGACTGCCTGGGCAATCCtggaaggccttttcagtgcctGTAGGAGCCTGGATATTGATCAAGATAGCTGATCTGGATTAGCTGGTAGATAGAGGCGCAGGGTCTACCTTGGCACCAAAATGAGatgcatgtggtggtgatggtggagtGATACATGCTGCCCAAATATGCTGAGAGGGCTGCTTAATGACCAGTGGATCTAATGGTGCTTCTTACATATCTCTTCCCAGACACCTTGGTGGGTTCCTCCAACACTGGCTTTTTCACCTTCTCTTCCTGGGGTAAGGATTTATTCCCAGCCATGCAGAATTCCTATGCCTCCTCTGTATGTACACTGCTGGCTAGTTTCCCAcatgcttgtttgtttttccttgtaGTGGATGGAGACCCTCACTTCGTAGTAAGATTGCCACATTCACTGGGGAACCTGTGCTTCACTCTGGACGGATGCTCAGGGAACATCCTGCGCTTGGTGAGCGACCCTGTCACAGGTAAGGGCTGTAGGGCCCTCATATTGACATAGGCCAGGTctcttctgagccaacttagaGGGCCCAAAGTGCAGATGATAGGTAGGGTCACCAACAAAAGTTTCCAAGAATTTTGGCATTTCAGGCTAGATGCCtgtgagcatatgcagagtgccATCCAatgacaactttttaaaaaactgacagtgtctctgagcatgtgcaaataaTTTTTATCGAGGGAATCCGCTCCTACTAAAAATGGAACTAGGACGCAGTGCCTTTGAACACTTCAAAGTGTTcctgacaagaagcaattttaaaTATAATAGAGTACCCCCAAGGCATCTATATACTTACCCCCCATCTGCATCTTATAAAAGTAGGGGGAAATCTAAGTAAAATACGAAATGCACACTCTTCCCACTCCCAATTTTGTACTCTCCTGTTACAGCATCTGGACAGGTAGAGGGACTGTGGTCAGCTGGTGATCCTGAGAAAAGAGAGAGCTGCTCCTGTTGGgacaggtgggggtggggggggagaggaaagcaaCCCGGTCTAGGGGGTTAGACTTAGACTAGACTTGTAGGCATGGGGCACCTGTGGtcctgcagatattgttggactctcagCAGGGCCAATGATGAGGGGTGATGAGAGTTACATCTGGAGGAGcacaagttccccaccactggatTAGAGCACCTGTCGTCCCCCTCCCTTCTAGGGGGAAAGCGGGGAAGAGGAAAGACTGCTGTTTCACTACAGACTATTGCCTTCCTTTGCCCCAGGGTTGTCAGTCAATGGACACCTAATGGGGGCCCCTTTAAGGCCAGGCCACGAGGAGCGTCCCCGCACCTACTTTGATGCCATCGCCATGGTAGTGGAACATTCACAAGCTAGCTACGTGGTTAATGTGACACGTCAGGGCGTGACGCTGCACGGGGAAGATGAGTTGGCGCTGCCCTTCGCCCAGCGGGCTGTAATCCACAAGCCCCAGCTAGCGATTTCTGTCTGGCCTGAGGCCAACGTCACTGTGTGGATTGGCCACGAGGTGGAGTTCCTGGTTCTGCTGCATCGCTACAGCCACCCCACGGCCCTGCAGCTGGACCATCTCGGCTTCTACGTGGTGAACGGCAAGGGGCTGTCAGCTTCAGCACGAGGCTTGTTAGGTGAGCAACTCCTATTACAAACCTGGCTACCAGGCTGCTCTCAGCCACCATACCTGCTACCCCATCAGTTTATCTCATTCTTGTACTGCCCATGGCAGGAGTAAAGAGTGATGGGATAGCATTGCCATAGTCCAGGCTACAGGGAATTATTTCTAAGGAGCACCCTTACACTGCTtgcctatttttaaaaacagttgaatAGGTCTATGGCACTAGCCCTGCATGCTAAAGGAACAAATCCCTTTGCCTaaaacaggcatggggaacctttggccctccaaatgttgctggactctgatttccatcagctgcagccagcatggccaatgcccagggatgatgggagctggactccagcaacatctggagggctaaagtttccccacacctggcctaaaACAACAAACAAAGGAGCAGGGGTGTGTGAGAAAGAGCAACTCGGTATTGATAATTCTGGTGTGGTTCTtatgatgtgtatattagggttgATGTACACATGAATCCTGTGAATAGGATTCTCCTCCTTTGtctcttgcattttttaaaaaataacagcagTAGTGGGGGGGGCACTGATCTGTATCGTGATCATAGCAAGGGTGGATGGGGGAGCATTCTCTCCCTCACATCTGCTGCAATTTTCCTGTTGAAAATCTTCCCtcccctgaagctgctatttctCCTGAAGTTCCCCAGAAAGCAATTTTGAACTGGCAATATTCACAGGAAAAAACAGCATAGGGGGAAGTGGTTAAACACCTCTTCCCCTGTGCTGGGGTCCCACTCTGGATCTCTCTTACACACATCCTGCTGCAGGTTTTAAGAAAATATAGAGAAAACGAAACTCTCAATTGTAGGATTCAAAGATGATTTTCGAGTCACATATAACTTGATCCTAAGTAACTAGCACACAAGCTCTTAAAATACAGCACTTTTCCCCCAGTTTGAACCTGACGGTATCCAAGTGCAGGCCCCCTAACCTTGTTGAGAATCTTATCCATTTTCTGAAATCTCACTCCTTTCTGAAAGGATACCCAGGCCTCCAAGGATCACAGTAGCCAGGGCCGGGCTGGGGGGGGGTGGAACTTTGGCTGCTCCAGCTGTTGCCATGATgatgtcccatcatccctgaccattggcagtgctggctggctggggttgatgacagctggggggggcagttcccccatccctgcagtggcAGAATCCAGACCAACCCAAATGTTTTGTCCCCTTGGAATATGTCACTTCACTATCTGTCCCTCGGAAAACCACCCTGGATTTTTATAACGGAAGATATTCCTAAGGACCAAACTACAGAAAAACACATCTGTGCTTGATACGACCACTGCGTGTAAAAGTCTTGTTTGACTAGCTGTTCCATCAGTCCAGTTCCCCACCTGCCTTTTCCtgctctctctcatgcacacatcaTGTGCAACGGTTACTACAAGGCCTCTTTGCTCTTCCACAGGCCAGTTCCAGAAGGCCGACCTCAGGCTTTCCCCAGACCCAGCCGGAGGGGAGCAAGCAGCCTGGATGTGGAGGGGGACTAACAAAGTGCCAGTCACAGAGGTCACCAGGATACTGAAGGATTCATCCCAGAGGGCTCAtgaggcaccatgctggctggtgaaGCGCAAGGATGTGGAGGGGCTGTTGGGGGGCCCCTACATCTCCTACTTAGCCTCCAACATGCTGGAAATATGAGCTGGCCACCCTTCATTGACTCAGCCTGAAACACCTGAGCCAGCTAGCTGCAAAAGTCCCATTCCCTGTCCCCCATGCCCCTAGCCCTTACGCTAGGGGGACGATGTGGAACAGAAGGGAGAGTCTGTGGTCTCTCTTCCAGGACCTTTGCAGTAGACTGGAGGCAGGTGTGGAATCGCAGTtaaagataattaaaaaaaaaggtctcCCACATCACAGACACATTGAAAATGAATTATATCCCtattattgctttattgttttattgatttaacGCAGAAAGGGACACTGGATGTACTGCAGA is from Rhineura floridana isolate rRhiFlo1 chromosome 3, rRhiFlo1.hap2, whole genome shotgun sequence and encodes:
- the ITIH6 gene encoding inter-alpha-trypsin inhibitor heavy chain H6, yielding MGHPIQIHIPSHERSTRQVKAPKTELIISSFMVHSTIVSRYASTRVWTIMSNPHTEAKEAIFDLDLPSSAFISNFTITVNEKIYMAEVKEKYQAKKMYDEARRQGKIAAHVGTKDRETEKFRVSASVEAGGKVAFELTYEELLQRHLGKYQHAISIRPHQVVRNLSVEVSISEHTGINYVHVLPLRTSRLLTNTLRGDADVPPSTRVEKGTHCAWIVFNPTPQEQTVFSSSGIMGDFVVQYDVTMPDVAGDVQIYNGYFVHYFAPRGLPPVQKDVVFVIDVSGSMYGTKMKQTKKAMHVILSDLHQDDYFNIVTFSDYVNVWKSSQSIQATPQNIRRAKDYISKMEADGWTDINAALLAAASIFNQSSPVAEKVMWEPRIPLIIFLTDGEPTSGVTAGSRILSNAQQALKGTISLFGLAFGDDADYGLLRRLSLENRGVARRIYEDADATLQLKGFYDEIASPLLYDVELAYLDGVAEDLTQNLFPNYFQGSELVVAGRVKPGVSELRVRTTGHGQEGLLSLENDISVNATEASPFGCSGDASKIGHFVQRLWAYFTIQDLLQARFRANDTAARRLLNEKATNLSLKYNFVTPVTSLIVVRPDEEREKDRPRKAATVPPGATRALKATPPALGTSATPGLSKVTKIMPILGATTKALMVTKAPKGMAGLGAATTPLVSVTARVTKAVRATSPPFAAMTAITTSTTTFTPPVPTASSHTKAATPMPGVTVMSLTPAVFHRSTKPPRDTASFKATRPPKPSPTRAGRLKVTLPPHSILETRGTAIAKIQAGGPSTVHSRPPMTVHPSGSAKVLGGHAHPREQVEMTPQPATEHQPHTTWQASTTTVETGNIPWSKTTTLKGGTAMEMHTNKPPWNSTVPWGTAPGATSLVTLGAELEGISRIPSSTTPFSDIGLLLLPGESELHSATDQDTEYVESLNPPAMYSFVTSRRHPGSLDYEDYSDFVEEPDSDSDTLVGSSNTGFFTFSSWVDGDPHFVVRLPHSLGNLCFTLDGCSGNILRLVSDPVTGLSVNGHLMGAPLRPGHEERPRTYFDAIAMVVEHSQASYVVNVTRQGVTLHGEDELALPFAQRAVIHKPQLAISVWPEANVTVWIGHEVEFLVLLHRYSHPTALQLDHLGFYVVNGKGLSASARGLLGQFQKADLRLSPDPAGGEQAAWMWRGTNKVPVTEVTRILKDSSQRAHEAPCWLVKRKDVEGLLGGPYISYLASNMLEI